In Oryza glaberrima chromosome 8, OglaRS2, whole genome shotgun sequence, the following are encoded in one genomic region:
- the LOC127781074 gene encoding uncharacterized protein LOC127781074, whose amino-acid sequence MEQKDELQMKENTFQEGTAMASSSSSSLLAHPSSLLRQVVHGFAGYLAGLCRSLQNLRPAPAPKQDADDEFAVNNTAASSSEEVENVQMRTRAMPRSERPVLREGNGGKGGAHHNAGL is encoded by the exons ATGGAGCAGAAGGACGAGCTGCAGATGAAGGAGAATACATTCCAGGAAGGAACAGCCATGGCGTCCTCCTCATCATCGTCCTTGCTCGCTCATCCATCGTCGCTGCTGCGTCAGGTCGTCCATGGCTTCGCCGGCTACCTCGCCGGCCTCTGCCGTTCTCTCCAGAATCTGAGACCAGCTCCAGCTCCGAAACAAGACGCTGACGACGAATTTGCCGTCAATAACACTGCTGCTTCAAGCTCC GAAGAAGTTGAGAATGTTCAGATGAGAACAAGAGCAATGCCGCGTTCTGAAAGGCCGGTTTTAAGAGAAGGAAACGGGGGAAAAGGCGGAGCTCACCACAACGCTGGCCTTTAG